The following proteins are co-located in the Dietzia timorensis genome:
- a CDS encoding MOSC domain-containing protein, translating into MATETANAHIDVVLDCVRVGEVRPLEPEGQPSAITKNDVGGPVPLTTLGLGGDHQGDPRVHGGAEKALHYFSLEGYEKFAAALPNVRIEPGMLGENFHGRGATEETVCVGDVYRLGTALVQVSQPRSPCWKVDNLLGHIGANLTLAELRCQGWYFRVLEEGEVNAGDRMTLTERPAPEAPLDRLLAVQQELRPDIDEVLMLAEAEGLTEKLRKRLLGRAKWLQSHA; encoded by the coding sequence ATGGCGACAGAGACGGCGAACGCGCACATCGACGTGGTGCTCGACTGCGTCCGCGTGGGCGAGGTGCGGCCGCTGGAACCGGAGGGCCAGCCGTCGGCCATCACCAAGAATGACGTCGGAGGTCCGGTCCCTCTGACGACCCTGGGGCTCGGCGGGGATCATCAGGGCGATCCGCGTGTCCACGGCGGCGCGGAAAAGGCGCTGCACTACTTCTCGCTCGAGGGCTACGAGAAGTTCGCGGCCGCGCTGCCGAACGTGCGCATCGAACCGGGGATGCTCGGGGAGAACTTCCACGGCCGAGGCGCCACCGAGGAAACGGTGTGCGTGGGCGACGTGTACCGCCTCGGCACCGCGTTGGTACAGGTCTCGCAGCCGCGATCGCCGTGCTGGAAGGTCGATAATCTGCTCGGCCACATCGGCGCGAACCTCACGCTCGCCGAGCTGCGATGCCAGGGGTGGTACTTTCGCGTCCTCGAAGAGGGCGAGGTGAACGCGGGCGATCGGATGACGCTGACCGAGCGCCCTGCGCCCGAGGCGCCCCTCGATCGGCTGCTCGCAGTGCAGCAGGAACTGCGCCCCGATATCGACGAGGTGCTGATGTTGGCCGAGGCAGAGGGGCTCACGGAGAAGCTGCGCAAGCGCCTTCTCGGGCGCGCGAAATGGTTGCAGTCCCACGCCTGA